The genomic interval GAAGGACTATAGGCAGTGTCATAACGACCATGGAGATGCCATCTAACATCATCCCAAGAATGATATACATGATCGCTATAACCACAACAAGCATCAAAGGCGTTAACCCCATAGAAGCGATAAATTCACTGATGGCACGCGCAATACCTAAAAAACCGACGACTTGCGATAAAAAGCCCGCTCCTGCGATGATGAAGCTGATCATGACCGTGGTTTTAATGGTATTGGCAAGCGCTATTTTGAATATAGCAAAACTAAAGCTTTTAAAATAGAGCGCAAGTAAGATCGAAAAAAACACTCCCAAAGCCGCGGCTTCCGTTGGTGTAGCAATACCAGCATAGATACTTCCAATCACCACGGTAATGAGTAGTAACACGGGGAAAAGCTCTTTAAGAGACGCCGCTCTTTGCGCCCAGGTGAAGTGTTCTTTGCTGGCAGGAACAACACCTTTATCCAAAAATGCCACCACCATAATATAAAGAGAATACGACGTTGCCAGTAAAAGACCAGGAAGGATGCCTGCAATAAACAGTCGACCAATAGAGACATCCGCTAAAACGCCGTAAATAATCATAATAAGACTCGGAGGAATCAAAAAGCCTAGCGTTCCACTGCCAGCCAGTGAGCCAAGGGCTAGAGATTTGCTGTAGCCTCTTTTATGCAATTCATCCAATGTGATCTTTCCAACCGTTGCTGTGGTCGCCGCAGATGAGCCAGAAACAGCCGCAAAGAGGGAACATGCCGCCACATTGATGTGCAGTAATCGCCCAGGAACACTGCTAAGCCAAGGGACCAAACCATTAAAAAGTTTGTTGGAGATAGAAGAGTAGTGCAAAAGCTCACCCATTAAAATAAACATCGGCAAGGATGCAAGCGACCATGAATTCATAGAATCATAAATAGAACCCGCAAGTAAATTGCCTATCTTGTTGATAATACTAATGGCAGGAGGAAGGTGATGGTCATAAATGAGCATTCCAAAAATACCTGTGAGAAAAAGTGATGCCCCAATCCAAATAGATGAGAGTAAAAAGAGAAACATAACACCAATCAGCACAGCGGATAATAATAGTGGATCAGCAATCATGATGTCCCATCCTTTGGAGTATAAATGCAATCACCGCCATACTAAACAGTGCAAAACCTAAAGGCAGTGCCAGTTGGGGTATAAAAAGTGGGGTAGCCGATACTCCCTCAGAAACAACGCCTGTTTGGTATGAATCCCATGCCAGCAATACTGTACGATAAAAAATAAACAAAAGTAACCCAACGGTGCTCAGACCAGCAAAGATATCAACCCAAGAAGAAGCTTTGGTCGATAATTTAGCCGTCAGAAAGGTAATACGAATATGCCCATCTCGTAAAAACGTATGCCCAAAACCAAAACAGACAAGGGCTAAGTAGAGATATCCACTGTACTCATCCGCACGCATCGTCGAGGTGTTAAAAAAATAACGCAAGGTTATCTCGACCAAGATCAAAGCCACAAGCATGATCAATAATGTTGAAGCGATAAAAACTCCCCCAAGGGAGAGTTTTCGCGCAGTCTCAATGAAAAAATGTCTCATTGTTTTTTATATTCCGTAAAGATTTTTTTGATCATTGGATCAGCATCCATCAGATACGCATCCAGCATTTTTTGAGCAACCGCATCCAACTCTTTTTTAAGCTCAGGGCTTGCCTCTGTGATCTTAACGCCATTATCGGAGATCAATTTTAGTGCTACAGCATCTTCTGTTTTACTGGCTTCCCACTGCGATTTTTCAATTTTCTCAGCCGCTTTTAACAGCGCATCTTGTTGTGCTTTATCTAAGCTTTTCCAGTAATCTAGGTTAATCGTCACGGCTTGCAATGGATAGGCATAGTTAATTTTTGTAAAATCACTCAAAACTTCCCAAAATTTTCCATCTTTTCCAGAAGCCGAAGAGGTGACCACTGAATTTACCATGCCCGTGCTAAGTGCTGAATAAACTTCACCCCATGGCAATGCCACAGAACTTCCTCCCACTATGGTGATAAAATCAGCCGAGTTTTTATCGTAAGTTCTGGTTTTAAGATCACTAAAATCCGCTTTAGTATTCATCGGTTTTTTAGTGTAGAGCCCACTCGGCGGCCAAGAGACGGCGTAGAGCATTTTTTGATTCCATGTGGCGGCGGCTTTTTCATACGCAGGCTTTGAGATTTGATAGAGTTTATACGCGTCATCATAAGAATGTGCTACAAACGGTAACGCAGAAATACCAAACACCTTACCTCCACCTGCTGTGAAAGGGATGAACATATCTGTCATGGCAACCGTGCCATCTTTGACCGCTTGAAGCGGGCTACCTTTCACCAGTGAGCCTCCCGCATGAACCGTGATTTTCACACTGCCTTTGGTGTACTCATCCACCAACGCTGCAAACTGTTCTGCACCCTTTGTATGGACGTTGTTTGCTCCATAAATGGCGTTAAGATCCATTTTAATTGTGGCCGCCATCAAGGCGCCAACCGTACATGAAAGAAGAACCAATTTTCGTAACATACTGCACTCCTTAAAAAAGTTTTGAACACATCTTAACAGAGTGCGGTGAGAAAAAAGTGGGGAAAAAAGAGCTGTATTGCTTAAAAAATAAGCCGATACCCTTCTTGGGGGAGATTCTCTAAAAACTCTATTGTTACCTTTTTACGCAAATCTTTAATAAACGTTTTAAGGGCTTCGCTGCTCATGACTTTTCCATCCCAAAGGGTATCTTCGATCTGTGCATAGGTTGTAATTTTTTTCTGATTCTGTAGCAATAAAAGCAAAAAATCTTTCTCTCGTTTGTTGAGGCTAATTTCAAGCTCTTTCAAAAACAGTTTTCGCTCTAATGGAGAGAATAAAAGATCCCGTCCTAGTTTGATACGCCCAATCAATTTGCCATCCAGTGCGCGTTTAATGCCCTCTAAAAGGCGCTCAGCATTGGCTGGTTTGAGAATAAAATGATCAATTTTAAGATTAATCAGCTCCATTAAATACTCCTCTTTACTGTACGCGGTCAGCATAATAATAGGCGTTTGTTTATCGTTTTGACGAATGGTTGCAACCAACTCCACGCCGCTCATGCCATTCATCCCAATATCGCTAATAATCAAATCAGGATGGTGCGCCTCATAAAGCGCTAACCCTTCAAATCCATGACGTGCTTCATAGACGGTTCCAAAATAGTAGGAGAGTGTCTTTGCCAATCGTGCACGAATGCCCTCCTCATCTTCAACACATAAAACGCTCATAGATTTTAATGCTTCTAAGGATGCTTCCATCACGACACCTCTACCCTAAATTTTGCCCCAAAAATGTCATTTTCCACTTCGATCTTTCCACCCATATTTTGCTCAATAATCATCTTCGCCATGTAAAGCCCCAGCCCAC from Sulfurospirillum multivorans DSM 12446 carries:
- a CDS encoding TRAP transporter large permease, yielding MIADPLLLSAVLIGVMFLFLLSSIWIGASLFLTGIFGMLIYDHHLPPAISIINKIGNLLAGSIYDSMNSWSLASLPMFILMGELLHYSSISNKLFNGLVPWLSSVPGRLLHINVAACSLFAAVSGSSAATTATVGKITLDELHKRGYSKSLALGSLAGSGTLGFLIPPSLIMIIYGVLADVSIGRLFIAGILPGLLLATSYSLYIMVVAFLDKGVVPASKEHFTWAQRAASLKELFPVLLLITVVIGSIYAGIATPTEAAALGVFFSILLALYFKSFSFAIFKIALANTIKTTVMISFIIAGAGFLSQVVGFLGIARAISEFIASMGLTPLMLVVVIAIMYIILGMMLDGISMVVMTLPIVLPIVTLAGFDALWFGIFLVFMVEMAQITPPVGFSLFVIQSISGEKIGFIIRATMPFFLIMVLITAMVTLFPEIVFYLPNRMIG
- a CDS encoding TRAP transporter small permease subunit produces the protein MRHFFIETARKLSLGGVFIASTLLIMLVALILVEITLRYFFNTSTMRADEYSGYLYLALVCFGFGHTFLRDGHIRITFLTAKLSTKASSWVDIFAGLSTVGLLLFIFYRTVLLAWDSYQTGVVSEGVSATPLFIPQLALPLGFALFSMAVIAFILQRMGHHDC
- a CDS encoding TRAP transporter substrate-binding protein — protein: MLRKLVLLSCTVGALMAATIKMDLNAIYGANNVHTKGAEQFAALVDEYTKGSVKITVHAGGSLVKGSPLQAVKDGTVAMTDMFIPFTAGGGKVFGISALPFVAHSYDDAYKLYQISKPAYEKAAATWNQKMLYAVSWPPSGLYTKKPMNTKADFSDLKTRTYDKNSADFITIVGGSSVALPWGEVYSALSTGMVNSVVTSSASGKDGKFWEVLSDFTKINYAYPLQAVTINLDYWKSLDKAQQDALLKAAEKIEKSQWEASKTEDAVALKLISDNGVKITEASPELKKELDAVAQKMLDAYLMDADPMIKKIFTEYKKQ
- a CDS encoding response regulator transcription factor, whose product is MEASLEALKSMSVLCVEDEEGIRARLAKTLSYYFGTVYEARHGFEGLALYEAHHPDLIISDIGMNGMSGVELVATIRQNDKQTPIIMLTAYSKEEYLMELINLKIDHFILKPANAERLLEGIKRALDGKLIGRIKLGRDLLFSPLERKLFLKELEISLNKREKDFLLLLLQNQKKITTYAQIEDTLWDGKVMSSEALKTFIKDLRKKVTIEFLENLPQEGYRLIF